Part of the Streptomyces europaeiscabiei genome is shown below.
GCCCGGAGCCGATCGCGACTCCCTCCGGCCCCCAGCCGTTGGGCAGCGAGAACTCCCCGGGCCAGGATCCGGCGGTGCCCGGGGCGGCCTGTGCCGTACCACCGATCAGGGCCGTCGCTCCCAGGGCGATGCCCGCGCCGAGAAGCTGCCTGCGTGCGAGAGAACTTGTCATCGATCGTCCTTCCACGGAAAACAAGACGGGCCGTGCCGGTCCGGCTGGGCTCCTGGATCAATTCTTGAGAGTTCAAATACCCGTGCACAGCGACGAATGTCCTGACTCTCCTCGGTCCATCGGACGGAAAGCCGCCGGGCCGGTGGGAGCACGACAGCGAAGGCGCGCCACTCGACACCAGGCCGACCTCGCAAGGCCGAACGTCGCGCACGGGATACGTCATTCGTCCCTACTTCCAGCGCTCGCCTCCCGGCTCTCTGTCCAGGCCGTCACCGCTGGGCCATCATCCGAAAACCTGCCGGTCGCAGTGGCGCGACCGGCGTGAGTACGGTGACGGCTCCGCGCCGCACCGGGAAGGCGAGCGGGCATGAGCGTGCAGCGACCGCACATCGAACCGGGCAGGCTGTTCATCGGCGGAGAGTGGCGGGACGCGGAGTCCAAGGAACGGCGCGACGTCATCGACCCGTCCACCGGCAAAGTCGTCACCACGGTCGCGGAGGCCGACGGGGCGGATGTCGCCGCCGCGGTGGCCGCCGCCCGCGAGGCCTTCGACGCGGGGCCCTGGCCCCGGACACCCGCCCGTGAGCGCGCCCGGGTGCTGCACCGGGTGGCCGATCTGGTGCGCGAACGTGCGGACGAGATCGCCGCCGTCGAGAGCCTCGACGTCGGCAAGCCCGTCTCGCTCTGCCGAGCGGTCGACGTGGAGACCGTGGCCGAGACGTACGAGTACTACTCGGCGCTGGCGCAGTCGGTCGACGGGGCCACGCGGGAGATCCCCATCCCCTCCCACGCCTACACCCGCAGGGAGCCCGTCGGTGTGGTGGGAGCGATCACCCCGTTCAACTTCCCGTTGATCCTGAGCACGTCGAAGTTCGCCCCCGCCCTGGCGGCCGGCAACACCATCGTCCACAAACCGGCCGACGAGACCCCCCTCAGCGCGCTGCTGATGGCGGAGATCCTCGCCGACGCCGGCGTTCCCGCGGGTGTGGTGAACGTCGTCACCGGCAGCGGCCCCGTCCTGGGTGAGGCACTGCTGCGTCATCCGGGCGTCGACAAGATCGCCTTTACCGGGTCGACGAGGGTCGGCCGCCTGGTGGCGAGCACGGCCGGCGAACAACTCAAGCCGGTCACCATGGAGTTGGGTGGCAACGCGCCGCACATCGTCTTCGAGGACGCCGACGTCGGGAAGGCGATCGGCGCGATCATCAAGGCCTTCGTCTTCAACACCGGACAGTTCTGCATGGGCGGACCCCGGCTGCTGGTCCACCGGTCCCTGCACGACACGGTGCTCGGGATCCTCGCCGACGCGGTTCCGGGGGTCCCCGTCGGCGACCCCTTCGACCCGGCCACCGTCGTCGGCC
Proteins encoded:
- a CDS encoding aldehyde dehydrogenase family protein, whose protein sequence is MSVQRPHIEPGRLFIGGEWRDAESKERRDVIDPSTGKVVTTVAEADGADVAAAVAAAREAFDAGPWPRTPARERARVLHRVADLVRERADEIAAVESLDVGKPVSLCRAVDVETVAETYEYYSALAQSVDGATREIPIPSHAYTRREPVGVVGAITPFNFPLILSTSKFAPALAAGNTIVHKPADETPLSALLMAEILADAGVPAGVVNVVTGSGPVLGEALLRHPGVDKIAFTGSTRVGRLVASTAGEQLKPVTMELGGNAPHIVFEDADVGKAIGAIIKAFVFNTGQFCMGGPRLLVHRSLHDTVLGILADAVPGVPVGDPFDPATVVGPMAGERHVENVERFVKAAVEDGGRIVVGGERLELNGGHYFKPTVIAGLDNDARTVQEEIFGPVLTVQPFDTEEEAIALANSTPYGLAAGLQTSDLARAHRVAARLDAGIVWVNDWAMLDPAVPFGGVKQSGYGRESGPEALQAYTRTKSVVISLA